A part of Acropora palmata chromosome 6, jaAcrPala1.3, whole genome shotgun sequence genomic DNA contains:
- the LOC141883667 gene encoding large ribosomal subunit protein bL9-like, which produces MLRLLQQTLRFESLQKTCTRSMGKMDQFKWKRPKLRRNLNPRLSVILKEDYEKLGQAGQLVPVKRGYARNFLVPKGIAAYATRENMRKYLREDAVENVDSKPQICPKFMAFLEKTNLKIKRKPNEFFEVNEHQIALEYKRQYQLHVPVNCITVQEPIRSYGEYLVNIAIKEGIVVPMKVSVGEKVPKDLSAEEEKRQLKI; this is translated from the coding sequence ATGTTGAGGCTCTTGCAACAGACTTTACGTTTTGAAAGCCTCCAAAAGACATGTACAAGATCCATGGGAAAAATGGACCAGTTTAAATGGAAGCGACCGAAATTAAGGCGCAACCTCAATCCGAGATTGTCTGTCATTTTGAAAGAAGACTACGAAAAACTTGGCCAAGCTGGTCAGTTGGTTCCCGTCAAAAGAGGATACGCCAGAAACTTTCTGGTTCCTAAAGGCATAGCTGCTTATGCAACGAGAGAGAACATGCGAAAATACCTGCGAGAAGACGCCGTTGAAAACGTGGACTCTAAACCTCAAATTTGTCCCAAATTTATGGCCTTTTTGgagaaaacaaacttgaaaatcaaGCGTAAACCAAACGAATTCTTTGAAGTCAACGAACATCAAATCGCTTTAGAATATAAGAGACAGTATCAGTTGCATGTACCCGTGAATTGTATCACAGTTCAGGAACCAATTAGGTCGTATGGAGAGTACTTGGTTAATATTGCAATCAAAGAAGGGATTGTTGTTCCAATGAAAGTCTCTGTTGGAGAGAAAGTACCGAAAGACTTGAGTgctgaagaggaaaaaagacaattaaaaATTTAG
- the LOC141884802 gene encoding solute carrier family 25 member 35-like, with protein sequence MMLSQLKEFGLGGLAACCACVFTNPLEVVKTRMQLQGELQARGTYARHYKNAFHGFYTIARYDGLRAIQSGLAPALLYQAVMNGSRLGSYQVFTNLKLTANKEGKIEFWRCLVAGAISGAVGSFLGSPAYMVKTHLQSQATETIAVGFQHKHNGLISAFYGIFKEFGIKGLWRGVSGAVARVMVGSSVQLSTFSTTKEKIAELNYFRPGSWLIPASASMISSIAVVTFMTPFDVVSTRLYNQGTTASGKGLLYNGFLDCFIKISKREGVTGFFKGFGPHYFRIGPHTILSLLFWDRIKTFFASM encoded by the exons ATGATGCTGTCGCAGCTAAAAGAATTCGGACTAGGTGGACTGGCGGCTTGCTGTGCTTGTGTCTTCACAAACCCTTTAGAGGTTGTGAAAACTCGCATGCAACTCCAAGGAGAACTTCAAGCTCGCGGAACGTATGCGCGGCACTATAAAAACGCTTTTCACGGATTCTATACAATCGCGAGATACGACGGCCTTCGTGCCATACAAAGTGGGCTTGCCCCTGCTCTACTGTATCAAGCAGTCATGAATGGAAGTCGACTGGGATCATATCAAGTGTTCACCAATTTGAAACTTACTGCaaacaaagaaggaaagatCGAATTCTGGCGTTGTCTCGTCGCGGGCGCTATTTCGGGAGCCGTTGGATCCTTTTTAGGAAGCCCTGCCTACATg GTCAAGACCCATCTTCAATCGCAAGCAACTGAGACCATTGCCGTGGGTTTTCAGCACAAACATAATGGTTTAATCAGTGCATTTTATGGTATTTTCAAAGAGTTTGGAATTAAGGGGCTCTGGAGGGGTGTGTCTGGAGCTGTAGCACGTGTCATGGTAGGGTCGTCAGTTCAGCTGTCAACCTTTTCGACCACTAAGGAAAAAATTGCGGAATTAAACTACTTTAGACCAGGCAGCTGGCTCATTCCTGCTTCAGCAAGTATGATTAGCAGTATCGCAGTGGTCACGTTTATGACACCGTTTGATGTAGTGAGTACTCGACTATATAACCAAGGCACCACCGCCAGTGGTAAAGGACTTCTGTATAATGGGTTTCTTGactgttttattaaaatatcCAAGCGTGAAGGAGTAACTGGTTTTTTTAAAGGATTTGGACCGCATTACTTTAGGATTGGCCCACATACCATCTTGAGCTTATTGTTTTGGGACAGAATTAAAACGTTCTTTGCCTCTATGTAG